In a single window of the Biomphalaria glabrata chromosome 13, xgBioGlab47.1, whole genome shotgun sequence genome:
- the LOC106057420 gene encoding expansin-YoaJ-like — MLKIIFVSHLLGFLTFTQSQPGVKNQAILDLFTKSYKGDGTYYGETVDGTCQIARPLPMAASDPKISALVALNRPQFLNSMTCGMCIKVVGSGHGLGNNPIVGEHIVYVKDMCPVCHEGDVDFALDGDGRWDITMQAVQCPVGSSTIQYAFQGSNAWYIKLQIRNARIPITGVQIEKNGAWQTLTHSIDGYWLLSGGGAIADGPIKVRMTAANGQVLEDMIPRIDNDHILEGLQKVQVAFDASLPSA; from the exons atgttgAAAATCATTTTCGTCTCCCATTTACTTGGATTTTTGACATTCACACAAT CACAACCAGGAGTTAAAAATCAAGCAATTTTGGATTTGTTTACTAAAAGCTACAAAGGAGAT GGCACCTATTATGGAGAAACAGTGGACGGAACTTGCCAAATAGCAAGACCTCTGCCGATGGCTGCTTCAGATCCGAAAATCTCCGCACTAGTTGCTCTTAACAGACCacaatttttaaattctatGACATGTGGCATGTGTATaaag GTTGTTGGATCAGGTCATGGTCTTGGAAACAATCCTATAGTTGGGGAACATATTGTTTATGTTAAAGATATGTGTCCAGTTTGTCATGAAG ggGATGTTGACTTCGCTCTAGATGGTGATGGCCGCTGGGATATCACAATGCAAGCCGTCCAATGCCCTGTTGGATCTAGCACTATTCAATATGCATTTCAAGGCAGCAATGCTTGGTACATCAAGTTGCAGATTAGAAACGCAAG AATACCCATCACCGGAGtccaaattgaaaaaaatggagCATGGCAGACGCTAACACACAGCATCGATGGCTATTGGCTTTTGAGCGGCGGAGGAGCTATAGCCGATGGTCCCATCAAAGTTCGCATGACGGCTGCCAATGGTCAGGTGCTTGAGGATATGATACCCAGGATAG ataatGATCACATTCTAGAAGGTTTACAAAAAGTCCAAGTTGCCTTTGATGCTTCTTTGCCAAGCGCATAA
- the LOC106057421 gene encoding 39S ribosomal protein L20, mitochondrial-like, translated as MVFLTLRLFVRKTKMVTNADRVWKRQMYRRLTWPFRNRLWNCYRIGRREGRHYLYFATKFRSVRRKQINYIFTFRIAAGCAQHGVQYSSFMKSLYESNIALNRKMLAFLSLYEPRTFQSLCEFVKKKHSEAVSQGLASAMAPTPSGVITRDMIQKVSKT; from the exons ATGGTTTTTCTTACACTTCGATTGTTTGTGCGAAAAACGAAAATGGTCACTAATGCAGACAGGGTTTGGAAACGTCAGATGTACAGGAGGCTGACTTgg CCTTTCCGCAATAGATTGTGGAATTGTTATAGAATCGGAAGAAGAGAGGGTCGCCACTATCTTTACTTTGCCACAAAATTCAGATCAGTGAGACGAAAGCAAATTAACTAT ATATTTACATTTAGAATAGCCGCAGGATGTGCACAACATGGTGTTCAGTATTCTTCATTTATGAAATCACTCTATGAG TCCAACATTGCACTAAATCGTAAGATGTTAGCATTCTTGTCACTTTATGAGCCAAGAACCTTCCAG AGTTTGTGTGAATTTGTCAAGAAAAAACACAGTGAAGCAGTCAGTCAAGGTTTGGCATCAGCTATGGCTCCAACACCAAGTGGAGTGATCACAAGGGACATGATTCAGAAAGTGTCTAAAACataa